The window GCTGGGATCTTTCGGGTCGCCGGAGATGGCCGCTCGGGCCTACGACGCCGCTGCGTTCTTCCTCAGGGGCGACTCGGCCTGCCTCAACTTCCCCGAATCGGCCGAGTCTCTGCCCCGCCCAGAGTCGTCTTCTAGAAGGGACATCCAGGTGGCTGCTGCAAAGGCGGCAGCGGAAAACTCTGCTGCTGGAACGGATACCAGCGCTGGGGTTCGGGACCTGAGCTTGGAGGACTGGTGTGGGTTTGAGGTTGGTGATGAAACGACGCCATTTGGAGGGCCGGTACACAGTCCTCTCAGTTTTGAGTCGTTTGAGTGCTTGTTTGATGATGTAACGACGTCGTTTGGCGATGAAGTTACGTTTACTAACTACCCCTGGTAATTTTCACAATCGAGTGGATGAAGCTGAGCTTGTGGTGGttaatgtgtatatatatgtaaatggaAGAGTGAGAAATGGAATggttttattttctatcatttttcgtcttttggctatgtttggttccgaaaaTTTGGttatggaaaatttgaaggaaaatgcacgGGTTTCCAACATTTGGTTATGAAAAATTTGAttgg is drawn from Vitis riparia cultivar Riparia Gloire de Montpellier isolate 1030 chromosome 18, EGFV_Vit.rip_1.0, whole genome shotgun sequence and contains these coding sequences:
- the LOC117907145 gene encoding ethylene-responsive transcription factor ERF023-like — protein: MSSSQPRPSPSSQLKPKRQSDSPFRGVRKRSWGRYVSEIRLPGKKTRVWLGSFGSPEMAARAYDAAAFFLRGDSACLNFPESAESLPRPESSSRRDIQVAAAKAAAENSAAGTDTSAGVRDLSLEDWCGFEVGDETTPFGGPVHSPLSFESFECLFDDVTTSFGDEVTFTNYPW